In Neptuniibacter halophilus, the genomic stretch CGCTATCATTTCTCCGCGGATACGCCGATCTCAGAGCTGTGGCTGTAAATTGCAATTTTTTACAAGGCAGCGGTTATCGTAACCGGGCATACTGACGCGGATTGATGAAGGAGAATCCGATGTTGGCGACCAATCAACGGCTGTCCCGGCCGATCAGTTTCAGCAGTGATAATGTAACGGGTGTTCAGCCTCAGATCCTGCAGGCATTGCAGGATTGCAACAGTGGCATGGCTGCGCCCTATGGGCATGATGACTATACCGCTGCGTGTGAAGCCCGTTTGTCGGCACTGTTTGAGTGTGATGTATCATTGTTTCTTGTGCCGACCGGTACCGCAGCCAATGCGCTGAGCCTGAGTGTGCTGTGCCCTCCCTGGGGTGCGGTATTGTGCCACCCTGACAGTCATATCAATAACGATGAATGCGGTGCGCCAGAGTTTTATACCCACGGCGCGAAGATCATCGGGATTGGCGGTGCCGATTCTAAAATCGACCCGCAGCAACTGGCCCTGCGTGCCGGAGTAAAAAAACAGGATGTGCATTCGGTTCAGCCTGCGGTGGTCAGTGTTACTCAGGCAACAGAAACCGGCAGTGTTTACACCTTAGATGAGTTACAGCAGATCAGCGGCGTGTGCCGGGAGCACGGGCTGCGCCTGCATATGGATGGCGCACGCTTTGCCAATGCGCTGGTTGCACTGGACTGCACGCCGGCGGAGATGACCTGGAAGCTGGGCGTAGATGCGCTTTCATTCGGCGCGACTAAAAACGGTGTACTGGCGGCAGAAGCGATTCTGTTGTTCGATGCCGGGCTGGCTCAGGAGATGGGTTATCGACGCAAGCGGGCGGGCCACCTGTTCTCAAAGATGCGTTTTATGTCAGCACAGATGCTGGCGTATCTGGAAGAGGATCTATGGCTGAATAATGCCCGCCACAGTAATGCGATGGCCGCCCGCCTCGGGGCTGAGCTGGGCGCTATTGAGGGGATTGAGCTGTGTGGTGAGGTGGCGGCGAATATCCTTTTCTGCAAGATGCCGCAGGCGTTGAGTGCTGCCCTGATTGAGCAGGGGTTCCAGTTCTATTCTGACCGTTGGGCGCCTGGCGTCGTGCGTCTGGTGACCTCGTTTATGACCCGGGAGGAGGAGGTTACGGCGCTGGTTGAAGCCTGTAGGTGCTGGTTTGATAATCAGGCTATACTGGGCAGCTCCTGAACGGGTATCTGAGGCCGGATTTTGAACGCAGAAGTGCAGTACCACAGGGTAGCGGATACGCCGGAGCTGATTCTGGCCGAGGCCCGCTATCACGATCACTGTTTTAATCCCCATTATCATCTTGATTACCATATCGGGCTGGTGGTGGACGGGGTGCAGAAACAGTCATGCCGTGGTCAGTCTGAACTGCTCGGGCCGGGGCGGGTGGCAATTATGCCGCCGGGTCAGGTGCATGATGGAGCTTCGCATCAGGCTCGTCCCTACCGGCTGAAAACTTTCCGCATCTCTGAGGCAATGATGCAGAGAGAGTTTGCAGAGATATTTCAGCGTGGCGGTGAGCTGTCGTTTGCTGCCAGTGTCGTTGAAAGCCCGCAGTTGTCGGTCCGGTTGCAGCAACTCTACACCATGATCAGCCATCAGGGTTCGTTGTCTGTACTGGGGGTGGAGCAGCAGTGGCTGTCGATTCTGCAGCAGTTGTTACCGCAACTGACGCCGCTACGTGCTCAGTCGCTTAAGGGGCAGTTGTCCGAACCCGACTGGCAGCGGGTTCAGGAGTATTGTCGCGAACACCTGGCGGATAAGGTCAGTCTTGAGGCGCTGGCCGGTTTGTGTGGTCTGAGCCGGTATCAGTTTCTGCGCCGCTTTGAGAAGCGGGTAGGATTGACACCGCATGCCTGGCTGACCCGGTTCCGGCTGGAGCAGGCTTGCGCTTTGCTGCGTCAGCCGGGGCAGATGATTGCAAACGTAGCGGCTGATGTGGGCTTTTATGATCAGAGCCATTTTAACCGCGCTTTTCGTCAGGCCTACGGGGTGGCCCCTTCGCATTATTAACGGTACGGCTGTTAACGGCAGGCATAAAAAACCGGCCGTGAAGGCCGGTTGATCAGCAAGCTGAAGTGATCAGCCGCCCAGATAGGCTTTACGCACATCGTCATTGACCAGAAGCGCAGCGCCGCTGTCTTCCATAACCACGCGGCCGTTTTCCAGAACGTAGCCACGATCGGCGATTCGCAGTGCCTGGTTGGCGTTCTGTTCCACCAGAAAGATGGTTACGCCCTCATCACGCAGCTTTTCGATAATGTCGAAAATCTGCTGGATGATGATCGGTGCCAGACCCAGTGATGGCTCATCGAGCAGGATCATGCGCGGCTTCGACATCATTGCCCGGCCGATCGCCAGCATCTGCTGCTCACCACCGGACATGGTGCCAGCGCGCTGGTTAAAGCGCTCGCCCAGACGGGGAAACAGCTCCAGTACGTGATCGGCAGTGGCTTTGGCATCGGCCTTATCGCGGAAGTAGGAACCCATGTACAGGTTTTCTTCCACGGTCATGCCGCTGAATACACGCCGGCCTTCCGGCACAATGGCCAGACCTTTACGCATAATCTCCGGGGTGTGCAGGCCGGTAATCTCTTCGCCATCAAAAGTGATGGTGCCGGAGGAGGCCTGTGGATCACCGCAGATGGTCATCATCAGGGTGGTTTTACCTGCACCATTGGCGCCGATCAGGGTGACGATTTCGCCCGGATTCACTTCCAGAGAGATGTCGTGCAGCGCCTGAATCTGGCCGTAATGGGTATTAACCTTGTTTACGCTCAGCATCATCAGTCTTCTCCCAGGTAAGCTTTGATCACGTCCGGGTTGTTCTTGATCTCATCCGGGGTGCCGTTGGCCAGAGGGGTGCCCTGGGCGATAACGTAGATATGATCAGAGATTCCCATTACCAGACCCATGTCGTGCTCGATCAGCAGTACGGAGATCTCATGCTCATCCCGCAGTTTGATGATCAGCTCGTCGAGCTCTTTGGTTTCATTCGGGTTCAGACCGGCTGCCGGTTCATCCAGCATCAGCAGTTCCGGCTGGGTCACCATACAGCGGGCGATCTCCAGGCGGCGTTGCTGGCCATAGGAAAGGTTACCCGCCTGACGGTTCGCTACATCGAGCAAGCCTACTTCTTCCAGCCAGTGTGCGGCCTGATCCATCGCCTCACGCTCCTTACGACGGTAGGAGGGGGTTTTGAACAAGCCGGAGAACAGGTTGGTGTTCAGGTGACGGTGCTGGGCAACCAGCATATTTTCCACCACGGTCATGTTGGAGAACAGGCGCACGTGCTGGAAAGTACGTACCAGGCCCTTGCGGGATATCTGGTAATCCTTCAGGCCGGCGATCTGCTGATTGCCAAACATAACACTGCCGCCGGAAGGGATATAGAAACCGGACAGGCAGTTAAACACTGTGGTCTTGCCTGCACCGTTGGGGCCGATAATCGAAACGATCTGGCGGTTTTTAACCTTCAGGTCTACGCCGTTGACCGCAACCAGCCCACCAAAACGCATGGTCAGTGCGTTCACATCAAGTAGTAACTGACTCATCGATTCAACTCCAGGTGTGGGCGTTTCATTGGTACCAGACCCTGTGGGCGCCAGCGCATCATGATCACCATCAGCAGTCCGAACAGCAGCATGCGGTATTCAGAGAATTCGCGCGCCAGTTCCGGCAGGATGGTCATAATAATAGCGGCAAGGATGACCCCGACCTGTGAGCCCATGCCGCCCAGAACCACGATGGCGAGGATGATGGCAGACTCGATGAAGATAAAGGATTCCGGGCTGATAAAGCCCTGACGTGCAGCGAAGAAAGCGCCGGCAAACCCTGCGGTAGATGCACCCAGCGTAAAGGCTGACAGCTTGATCACTGTGCGGTTCAGGCCCAGTGAGCGACAGGCGATTTCATCTTCGCGCAGTGCTTCCCAGGCGCGACCTACCGGCATCCGGATCAGACGGTTGATGACGTAGATAACGAACAGCGTCAGGATTACCGCGATCAGATACAGGAAGATCACCTTGTAGGAGCTGGAGTAGTCGATACCGAAAAACTCATGGAAAGGTACGGTCCCTTCCTCTTTAGCACGACGGCTGAATTCCAGGCCAAACAGGGTTGGCTTATCGATACCGGAGATGCCGTTAGGGCCACCGGTAACGCTGGTCCAGTTGTTCAGCAGGATACGAATGATCTCGCCGAAGCCCAGCGTCACAATCGCCAGATAGTCGCCGCGCAGCCGCAGTACCGGGAAGCCGAGGATGAAGCCAAACAGTGCAGCGAGACCTGCTGAGATCGGCAGGCAAGCCCAGAAAGACATGCCAAAGTACTGAGAGAGCAGGGCGTAGGTGTAGGCGCCGACCGCATAGAATGCAACGAAACCCAGATCGAGCAGACCCGCCAGACCCACCACAATATTCAGGCCCAGACCCAGCATGATGTAGATCAGCGCCAGAGTGGCCAGATCCACTGAGCCACGGGAGACCATAAACGGCCAGACCAGCATGGCGACAATGACCAGAGCCATCATCCATGGTTTAAGCGTGGCCATTTTCTGCTCTTGTGGCAGCAGTGTAGCCAGATCCGGCTTAGGCACTTTACTGAAAAGTGCATCGATCTTGTCAGCGAAAAGCTGGGAGAGAAATACCAGACCGATACCCAGACCGATCCAGAGCCACTGCTCCTGAGTTGCGCCTTTAATCGCAAGCTGCGTGCCTTCGGTATCCAGTTTGATACCGATCATCATGCAGCTGAGAATCAGTGCGATACCGGCAGCGAAGATAGCGTTGTAAAACTTGCCAGTCATTACACTTTCTCCACTTCAGGTTTACCCAGCAGGCCGCTTGGGCGGAACAGGAGAATCAGTACCAGCAGACCGAAGGCCACCACATCTTTATATTCAGACGGGAAGAACGCGGCAGTCATCGCTTCAGTCACACCCAGTACCAGACCGCCAAGCATCGCACCGGGAATCGAACCGATACCGCCGAGTACGGCTGCAGTGAAGGCTTTCAGGCCGGCAATAAAGCCCACAAACGGGTTAACTACGCCGTAGTAAAGACCCAGAAGGAGACCGGCAATAGCCGCCAGCGCAGCGCCGACCACGAAGGTCAGGGCGATGATCCGGTTGGTATCGATACCGAGCAGATTGGTCATGCCCAGATCTTCAGAACAGGCACGGCAGGCACGACCCATCCGGGAACGGGAGATGAACAGGGTTAGCGCGGTCATGGTGGCCAGTGTCGCGATCCAGATCATAAGCTGCATGTAAGAGACGGTGACTTCAAATACAGAGGGATCACCGAAGGTCCAGCCGCCAACGACCTGTGGTGGCAGAGCAACGTCACGGTAACCCTGAGAGATACCGACAAAGTTCTGCAGGAAGATCGACATGCCAATCGCAGAGATCAGCGGGATCAGGCGGTTAGAGCCACGCAGAGGCCGGTAGGCCACCCGTTCCACCGTCCAGCCGTAGGTACTGGAGATGACGACGGCAACGATCAGCGCGACGATAAGGATAATGGGAAGACTGACAAGGCCCATGCCGAGCAGGCCGGCAATTACGATAAAGGCGACATAGGAGCCGATCATATAGATCTCGCCGTGGGCAAAGTTGATCATACCGATAATGCCGTACACCATGGTGTAACCGATGGCGATCAGAGCATAGGTAGATCCGATGGTCAGTCCGTTGATTAGCTGTTGTAGCAGATAAAGAGAAAATTCTGACATTTACAGGGACCAGATAGCATGACCCCCCGACCCCGGATCACAGGGTAGGGGGGTAAGGATCTCTCCGCGGCGTTCTGGTAGATAGCCGCAGAGTAATCCGCAATGTGATTAAAAATTACTGCGCAGGGGTTTTAGAACCATCTTTGTGCAGCTGGTAAACCAGGAAGGTAGACTCAGTCAGGTCACCTTTCTCGTCATACTTCACTTTACCGATGGCAGTATCCAGCTCAGTAGCGCGGATGTGGTCAGCCAGTTCGAAAGGATCGGTTTTACCGGTTTCCTTAATCGCATTGGTCATTACCTCAACCGCAGCATACGCGGTGAATACAAATGGGCCAGTCGGATCTTCGCCTTTGGCTTTGATCGCTTCTACACGGGCCTGGTTAACTGCATTCTGGTCAAAGCTTTTCGGTGCTGTTGCCAGTACGCCTTCAACTGCTTCACCGGCAATTTTGGCCAGGTCGGAGTTGACGATACCTTCAGGGCCCATGAACTGTGCATCGAAGCCTTTCTCTTTAGACTGACGCAGGATCAGACCCAGTTCCGGGTGGTAACCGCCGTAGTAAACGAAGTCGATGTTGTTTTTCTTCAGTTTGGCAATCAGGGCAGAGAAGTCTTTGTCGCCCGGTGTTACACCTTCGAACATAACCGGAGTCAGCTTGTTCTCTTCCAGTTTGCCCTTAACCGCAGTTGCCAGACCTTCACCGTACTGCTGTTTATCGTGGATCACGGCAACGCGCTGAGGCTTAACGCTACCCAGAATGTGATCCGCTGCCAGACTGCCCTGCAGGCTGTCCAGACCGATGGTACGGAATACCAGTTTGAAACCTTTTTCAGTGATGGTCGGAGAGGTTGAGGCTGCGGTGATCATCAGAACACCTTCCTCTTCGTAGATATCTGCAGCAGGCTCAGTAGAGGAGGAGCAGAGGTGACCTACAACATGCTGTACGCCGTCATTAACGATTTTGTTGGCTACGGCTACTGCCTGTTTCGGGTCGCAGGCATCGTCATAGATTACGCCTTCAAGCTGCATGCCGTTGATGCCGCCCGCTTTGTTGATGTCTTCAATAGCGGCCATAACACCAATTTTCTGCATGTCACCATACTGGGCAACAGGGCCGGTTGCAGGTCCGGCCAGACCAATTTTCAGAGTTTCCGCATTCGCAATGGAAACGGCACCAGCCAGTGCAGCTACAGTGCCGATTGTCATCAGCTTCTTGGCGAATTTATTCATTAT encodes the following:
- a CDS encoding threonine aldolase family protein, whose protein sequence is MLATNQRLSRPISFSSDNVTGVQPQILQALQDCNSGMAAPYGHDDYTAACEARLSALFECDVSLFLVPTGTAANALSLSVLCPPWGAVLCHPDSHINNDECGAPEFYTHGAKIIGIGGADSKIDPQQLALRAGVKKQDVHSVQPAVVSVTQATETGSVYTLDELQQISGVCREHGLRLHMDGARFANALVALDCTPAEMTWKLGVDALSFGATKNGVLAAEAILLFDAGLAQEMGYRRKRAGHLFSKMRFMSAQMLAYLEEDLWLNNARHSNAMAARLGAELGAIEGIELCGEVAANILFCKMPQALSAALIEQGFQFYSDRWAPGVVRLVTSFMTREEEVTALVEACRCWFDNQAILGSS
- a CDS encoding AraC family transcriptional regulator, translating into MNAEVQYHRVADTPELILAEARYHDHCFNPHYHLDYHIGLVVDGVQKQSCRGQSELLGPGRVAIMPPGQVHDGASHQARPYRLKTFRISEAMMQREFAEIFQRGGELSFAASVVESPQLSVRLQQLYTMISHQGSLSVLGVEQQWLSILQQLLPQLTPLRAQSLKGQLSEPDWQRVQEYCREHLADKVSLEALAGLCGLSRYQFLRRFEKRVGLTPHAWLTRFRLEQACALLRQPGQMIANVAADVGFYDQSHFNRAFRQAYGVAPSHY
- a CDS encoding ABC transporter ATP-binding protein, giving the protein MLSVNKVNTHYGQIQALHDISLEVNPGEIVTLIGANGAGKTTLMMTICGDPQASSGTITFDGEEITGLHTPEIMRKGLAIVPEGRRVFSGMTVEENLYMGSYFRDKADAKATADHVLELFPRLGERFNQRAGTMSGGEQQMLAIGRAMMSKPRMILLDEPSLGLAPIIIQQIFDIIEKLRDEGVTIFLVEQNANQALRIADRGYVLENGRVVMEDSGAALLVNDDVRKAYLGG
- the livG gene encoding high-affinity branched-chain amino acid ABC transporter ATP-binding protein LivG is translated as MSQLLLDVNALTMRFGGLVAVNGVDLKVKNRQIVSIIGPNGAGKTTVFNCLSGFYIPSGGSVMFGNQQIAGLKDYQISRKGLVRTFQHVRLFSNMTVVENMLVAQHRHLNTNLFSGLFKTPSYRRKEREAMDQAAHWLEEVGLLDVANRQAGNLSYGQQRRLEIARCMVTQPELLMLDEPAAGLNPNETKELDELIIKLRDEHEISVLLIEHDMGLVMGISDHIYVIAQGTPLANGTPDEIKNNPDVIKAYLGED
- a CDS encoding high-affinity branched-chain amino acid ABC transporter permease LivM; this translates as MTGKFYNAIFAAGIALILSCMMIGIKLDTEGTQLAIKGATQEQWLWIGLGIGLVFLSQLFADKIDALFSKVPKPDLATLLPQEQKMATLKPWMMALVIVAMLVWPFMVSRGSVDLATLALIYIMLGLGLNIVVGLAGLLDLGFVAFYAVGAYTYALLSQYFGMSFWACLPISAGLAALFGFILGFPVLRLRGDYLAIVTLGFGEIIRILLNNWTSVTGGPNGISGIDKPTLFGLEFSRRAKEEGTVPFHEFFGIDYSSSYKVIFLYLIAVILTLFVIYVINRLIRMPVGRAWEALREDEIACRSLGLNRTVIKLSAFTLGASTAGFAGAFFAARQGFISPESFIFIESAIILAIVVLGGMGSQVGVILAAIIMTILPELAREFSEYRMLLFGLLMVIMMRWRPQGLVPMKRPHLELNR
- the livH gene encoding high-affinity branched-chain amino acid ABC transporter permease LivH produces the protein MSEFSLYLLQQLINGLTIGSTYALIAIGYTMVYGIIGMINFAHGEIYMIGSYVAFIVIAGLLGMGLVSLPIILIVALIVAVVISSTYGWTVERVAYRPLRGSNRLIPLISAIGMSIFLQNFVGISQGYRDVALPPQVVGGWTFGDPSVFEVTVSYMQLMIWIATLATMTALTLFISRSRMGRACRACSEDLGMTNLLGIDTNRIIALTFVVGAALAAIAGLLLGLYYGVVNPFVGFIAGLKAFTAAVLGGIGSIPGAMLGGLVLGVTEAMTAAFFPSEYKDVVAFGLLVLILLFRPSGLLGKPEVEKV
- a CDS encoding high-affinity branched-chain amino acid ABC transporter substrate-binding protein; protein product: MNKFAKKLMTIGTVAALAGAVSIANAETLKIGLAGPATGPVAQYGDMQKIGVMAAIEDINKAGGINGMQLEGVIYDDACDPKQAVAVANKIVNDGVQHVVGHLCSSSTEPAADIYEEEGVLMITAASTSPTITEKGFKLVFRTIGLDSLQGSLAADHILGSVKPQRVAVIHDKQQYGEGLATAVKGKLEENKLTPVMFEGVTPGDKDFSALIAKLKKNNIDFVYYGGYHPELGLILRQSKEKGFDAQFMGPEGIVNSDLAKIAGEAVEGVLATAPKSFDQNAVNQARVEAIKAKGEDPTGPFVFTAYAAVEVMTNAIKETGKTDPFELADHIRATELDTAIGKVKYDEKGDLTESTFLVYQLHKDGSKTPAQ